The Primulina eburnea isolate SZY01 chromosome 8, ASM2296580v1, whole genome shotgun sequence genome contains a region encoding:
- the LOC140839126 gene encoding uncharacterized protein: MDRMKEYINGNGIESNVNAARIWWEATKVTVNVKELVWNEFKELFHAKYFSKEIKAKKVKEFLELRQASLSVTEYILKFEEGCVFVPFIAENDKDKGEHFIRGLKSEICRDVHMSKVVNYQEIVERALLAEHDEHEIEKDRQLRRQVFQARGQGQGSSVNVRGGGYKGKSKMDQRSRFPLPPADNDRLLCAKCGKSHKGECLIGSGRCYRCKEVGHTVYNCPLSFGKGKVQGRIFSMTKEGANPDASVISGNIFILGKEALTLIDTGATHSFISEEFMHTISVEPTVVSVQFNIVLPSGE, encoded by the exons ATGGATAGAATGAAAGAATACATCAATGGCAATGGAATAGAATCAAATGTCAAT GCTGCTCGTATTTGGTGGGAAGCCACCAAAGTGACTGTTAATGTTAAAGAACTGGTGTGGAAcgagtttaaggaattatttcatgccaaatatttttcaaaagaaattaAGGCCAAGAAAGTGAAAGAGTTTCTGGAGTTGAGACAGGCTTCTTTGTCTGTTACTGAGTACATACTGAAATTTGAAGAAGGTTGTGTGTTTGTTCCTTTTATTGCTGAGAatgacaaggataaaggtgaACACTTTATTCGTGGTTTGAAATCTGAAATTTGTAGGGATGTCCATATGTCCAAGGTAGtgaattatcaagaaattgtgGAGAGAGCCTTACttgctgaacatgatgagcacGAGATTGAGAAGGATAGACAGTTGAGGAGACAAGTTTTTCAAGCCAGAGGTCAGGGTCAGGGTTCAAGTGTGAATGTTAGAGGAGGAGGTTATAAAGGCAAAAGCAAGATGGATCAGCGTAGTAGATTTCCTTTGCCTCCTGCAGATAATGATCGACTATTGTGTGCCAAGTGTGGAAAGTCACACAAAGGAGAATGTTTAATTGGCAGCGGTCGTTGCTATAGATGTAAGGAAGTTGGACACACGGTTTATAACTGTCCTCTTTCTTTTGGAAAAGGTAAAGTGCAAGGTCGAATCTTTTCAATGACAAAGGAGGGCGCAAATCCTGATGCTTCAGTCATATCAGGTAATATTTTCATTTTGGGAAAAGAAGCACTTACCttaattgatactggtgcaacacattcttttatatctGAGGAGTTTATGCATACTATATCCGTTGAACCTACTGTGGTGTCTGTTCAATTTAATATTGTGTTGCCTTCTGGGGAATAA